In Dermacentor albipictus isolate Rhodes 1998 colony chromosome 6, USDA_Dalb.pri_finalv2, whole genome shotgun sequence, the following proteins share a genomic window:
- the LOC135899488 gene encoding putative nuclease HARBI1 isoform X2: MAVPCIVQWVELQEEWQFREHGDAFQMPEEMFRSRYRLSKDLARWLCEELRPVLVRERVNTCTALTIEVQVLCALRFLATGGFQDDTRALTSASEGFVRSNCRFQRCVGAVDGTFVCIRAPSERDDAEKAAYFCRKGYYALNVMVVCDASLRITALETSYSGSVHDSFVWKASSLYAECRSGSLLHGGEYLLGDSAYPLQPWLVTPVPGNHISGSPAAMFNTAHSSLRSLVERCIGVLKMRFRCLQRHRALYYGPVFTSKIIAACAVLHNLCMRAELPEPDCTSGIDDFDGD; the protein is encoded by the exons ATGGCAGTGCCTTGTATTGTTCAGTGGGTGGAGTTGCAGGAAGAGTGGCAGTTTCGTGAGCATGGCGATGCGTTCCAGATGCCCGAGGAAATGTTCCGGTCTCGGTATCGACTGAGTAAGGACTTGGCACGGTGGTTGTGCGAAGAGCTTCGTCCGGTGCTTGTGCGTGAGCGAGTGAACACTTGCACAGCGTTGACTATAGAAGTTCAAGTCCTGTGCGCGCTTCGCTTCCTTGCCACAGGCGGATTTCAAG ACGATACACGGGCGTTGACTTCTGCATCCGAAGGGTTCGTGCGCAGCAACTGCAGGTTCCAGCGTTGCGTCGGGGCTGTGGACGGCACATTTGTGTGCATTCGCGCACCATCGGAGAGGGACGATGCCGAGAAGGCGGCTTACTTCTGCCGGAAAGGCTATTACGCATTGAACGTCATGGTG GTGTGTGATGCGAGCCTTAGAATAACTGCCCTCGAAACCTCATACTCAGGATCTGTGCACGACTCTTTTGTGTGGAAAGCATCAAGCCTCTACGCAGAGTGCCGATCTGGGAGCCTGCTTCATGGTGGTGAATACCTGCTTG GTGACAGCGCCTATCCGCTCCAGCCATGGCTTGTCACACCTGTTCCTGGGAACCATATTTCTGGTAGCCCTGCAGCCATGTTTAATACTGCCCACTCATCGCTGCGCTCACTTGTGGAACGCTGTATTGGGGTCCTCAAGATGCGCTTCAGGTGTCTGCAACGGCACCGGGCGCTCTACTATGGGCCAGTGTTCACGTCAAAAATCATTGCAGCCTGCGCAGTGCTGCACAACTTGTGCATGCGCGCTGAGCTTCCAGAGCCAGATTGCACCTCTGGAATCGACGACTTTGACGGAGACTGA
- the LOC135899488 gene encoding putative nuclease HARBI1 isoform X1 translates to MAVPCIVQWVELQEEWQFREHGDAFQMPEEMFRSRYRLSKDLARWLCEELRPVLVRERVNTCTALTIEVQVLCALRFLATGGFQGAIASDLATSQSSVSRSIHAVIEAIVDCIGDAWISFPDDTRALTSASEGFVRSNCRFQRCVGAVDGTFVCIRAPSERDDAEKAAYFCRKGYYALNVMVVCDASLRITALETSYSGSVHDSFVWKASSLYAECRSGSLLHGGEYLLGDSAYPLQPWLVTPVPGNHISGSPAAMFNTAHSSLRSLVERCIGVLKMRFRCLQRHRALYYGPVFTSKIIAACAVLHNLCMRAELPEPDCTSGIDDFDGD, encoded by the exons ATGGCAGTGCCTTGTATTGTTCAGTGGGTGGAGTTGCAGGAAGAGTGGCAGTTTCGTGAGCATGGCGATGCGTTCCAGATGCCCGAGGAAATGTTCCGGTCTCGGTATCGACTGAGTAAGGACTTGGCACGGTGGTTGTGCGAAGAGCTTCGTCCGGTGCTTGTGCGTGAGCGAGTGAACACTTGCACAGCGTTGACTATAGAAGTTCAAGTCCTGTGCGCGCTTCGCTTCCTTGCCACAGGCGGATTTCAAGGTGCGATTGCCAGTGACTTGGCTACAAGTCAATCTAGCGTTAGTCGTTCGATTCACGCAGTCATCGAGGCTATCGTGGATTGCATCGGCGACGCATGGATTTCGTTTCCAGACGATACACGGGCGTTGACTTCTGCATCCGAAGGGTTCGTGCGCAGCAACTGCAGGTTCCAGCGTTGCGTCGGGGCTGTGGACGGCACATTTGTGTGCATTCGCGCACCATCGGAGAGGGACGATGCCGAGAAGGCGGCTTACTTCTGCCGGAAAGGCTATTACGCATTGAACGTCATGGTG GTGTGTGATGCGAGCCTTAGAATAACTGCCCTCGAAACCTCATACTCAGGATCTGTGCACGACTCTTTTGTGTGGAAAGCATCAAGCCTCTACGCAGAGTGCCGATCTGGGAGCCTGCTTCATGGTGGTGAATACCTGCTTG GTGACAGCGCCTATCCGCTCCAGCCATGGCTTGTCACACCTGTTCCTGGGAACCATATTTCTGGTAGCCCTGCAGCCATGTTTAATACTGCCCACTCATCGCTGCGCTCACTTGTGGAACGCTGTATTGGGGTCCTCAAGATGCGCTTCAGGTGTCTGCAACGGCACCGGGCGCTCTACTATGGGCCAGTGTTCACGTCAAAAATCATTGCAGCCTGCGCAGTGCTGCACAACTTGTGCATGCGCGCTGAGCTTCCAGAGCCAGATTGCACCTCTGGAATCGACGACTTTGACGGAGACTGA